A window of the Bacteroidota bacterium genome harbors these coding sequences:
- a CDS encoding T9SS type A sorting domain-containing protein, producing the protein MAGGSSASGIGGDKTESCLGESDFWVVKLNTTGGLVWQKTIGGSDFENIYEIIQNPDGSFLLAGNSGSGISGNKTEINFGILDYWLVKMGPSGALLWQHTIGGSDIDMFYRESVKRTIDGGYILGGYSKSEISGNKTVEWQNEDFWLVKVNGLGEIEWQKTIGGSMSDYLYSTHQLKDGSYFLAGYSSSNATGDKSENNIGGGADYWIVKLTGACKPTTEICNSIDDNCDGNIDEDLEVTVTISPSGATTFCQGNNVTLIATHNGDAVQWKKNGVNIVGATSASLLVNATGNYTCMAYSDCDTNTSSIITVTVNKNPKAIISAGGPTEFCAGGSVSLTETPSVGCSYQWYKGASPIARATTTTYVATTAGNYKCRVTKTATGCFKNSNGIVVTITCKESENENIAPTISIYPNPTSGHLNISTDIVVSSIKIYNNSGAVVQQITNWQGESIDVSQLASGVYYLQLFSATTTIQKIFVKE; encoded by the coding sequence ATGGCAGGGGGCAGTTCAGCTTCAGGTATTGGAGGCGATAAGACAGAATCCTGTTTGGGAGAATCAGATTTTTGGGTAGTAAAATTAAATACCACGGGAGGATTAGTATGGCAAAAAACGATTGGCGGAAGTGATTTCGAGAATATTTATGAAATTATTCAAAATCCGGATGGAAGTTTTTTGTTAGCCGGTAATTCAGGTTCCGGAATTAGTGGGAATAAAACCGAAATTAATTTTGGTATTTTGGATTATTGGTTGGTTAAAATGGGGCCTTCAGGAGCGTTGCTTTGGCAACATACAATTGGTGGGTCAGACATAGATATGTTTTATAGAGAGTCTGTAAAAAGAACGATTGATGGGGGGTATATTTTAGGAGGGTATTCCAAATCTGAGATTTCAGGTAATAAAACAGTAGAATGGCAAAATGAGGATTTTTGGCTCGTAAAAGTGAATGGCCTTGGTGAAATAGAATGGCAAAAAACCATTGGTGGGTCAATGAGTGATTATTTATATTCAACCCATCAGTTGAAAGATGGCAGTTATTTTTTAGCAGGATATTCCTCATCAAATGCAACAGGAGATAAATCTGAAAACAATATTGGGGGAGGCGCTGATTATTGGATTGTAAAATTGACAGGAGCTTGCAAACCTACAACAGAAATTTGCAACAGCATTGATGATAATTGTGATGGCAATATTGATGAAGATTTGGAGGTAACCGTTACTATTTCACCTTCAGGTGCAACAACATTTTGTCAGGGCAATAATGTTACATTAATTGCTACGCATAATGGTGATGCGGTGCAATGGAAAAAGAATGGTGTAAATATTGTTGGCGCAACAAGTGCATCATTATTGGTTAATGCCACTGGTAATTATACTTGTATGGCTTATTCCGATTGCGATACAAATACTTCTTCAATTATTACTGTTACCGTAAATAAAAATCCTAAAGCAATTATTTCTGCCGGCGGTCCAACTGAATTTTGTGCCGGTGGAAGTGTATCATTAACTGAAACACCATCCGTCGGTTGCAGCTATCAATGGTATAAAGGTGCTTCACCTATCGCACGAGCAACTACCACAACCTATGTCGCTACTACTGCCGGAAATTATAAATGTAGAGTGACAAAAACGGCAACCGGATGTTTCAAAAATTCGAATGGAATTGTAGTGACAATTACCTGCAAAGAAAGTGAAAATGAAAATATTGCACCAACAATATCCATTTACCCAAATCCAACTTCAGGTCACTTAAATATTAGTACTGATATTGTGGTTTCATCAATCAAAATATATAATAATTCCGGGGCAGTTGTTCAACAAATAACTAATTGGCAGGGAGAAAGTATTGATGTAT